From Synechococcus sp. MW101C3, a single genomic window includes:
- the ribBA gene encoding bifunctional 3,4-dihydroxy-2-butanone-4-phosphate synthase/GTP cyclohydrolase II, producing the protein MVVVVDDENRENEGDLICAAQFATPEQINFMATEARGLICLAMEGERLDALELPLMVDRNTDSNQTAFTVSVDAGPENGVSTGISADDRARTIQVAIHPQSRPHDLRRPGHIFPLRAKRGGVLKRAGHTEAAVDLSRLAGLYPAGVICEIQNPDGSMARLPQLQTYARQHGLRLISIADLISYRLTTERFVRRQAEAMMPSAFGTFRAIGYCNEHDGSEHVAIVKGHPERATGSVLVRVHSECLTGDAFGSLRCDCRPQLEAALRMIEEAGEGIVVYLRQEGRGIGLINKLKAYSLQDGGLDTVEANERLGFPADLRNYGVGAQILSDLGVKRLRLITNNPRKIAGLGGYGLQVDDRVPLEMDAGLHNAAYLSTKRLKLGHLLMQPPGLEPPHPTSLGLTAVLAWQGSGNDPARTEAEHWPQLRAWAQQRSLDLRREEHPRLLALLQQPELALLLASTDGHALGRGDLTALLGLLAEWPGCRAITLLLTPDAQRSSHPSATLEPELRPLLELRQDGPTLPRQPGSLLRWQ; encoded by the coding sequence ATGGTGGTGGTAGTGGATGACGAAAACCGTGAAAACGAAGGCGATCTGATCTGCGCGGCCCAGTTCGCCACGCCGGAACAGATCAACTTCATGGCCACCGAAGCCCGGGGCCTGATCTGCCTGGCGATGGAAGGGGAGCGCCTCGATGCGCTGGAACTGCCGCTGATGGTGGATCGCAACACCGACAGCAATCAGACCGCCTTCACCGTGAGCGTGGACGCGGGCCCCGAGAACGGCGTGTCCACCGGCATCTCTGCCGACGATCGGGCCCGCACCATCCAGGTGGCGATCCATCCCCAGAGCCGTCCCCACGATCTGCGCCGGCCCGGCCATATCTTTCCGCTGCGGGCCAAGCGTGGCGGCGTGCTCAAGCGTGCCGGCCACACCGAGGCGGCGGTGGATCTTTCACGTCTGGCTGGGCTGTATCCCGCCGGCGTGATCTGTGAGATCCAGAATCCCGACGGCTCGATGGCCCGGCTGCCGCAACTGCAGACGTATGCCCGCCAGCACGGATTGCGGCTGATCAGCATCGCCGATCTGATCAGCTATCGCCTCACCACCGAACGGTTCGTGCGGCGTCAGGCGGAAGCCATGATGCCCAGCGCCTTCGGTACCTTCCGCGCGATCGGCTATTGCAACGAACACGACGGCAGTGAACACGTGGCGATCGTGAAGGGACACCCGGAACGGGCCACCGGGTCGGTGCTGGTGCGGGTGCACTCGGAATGCCTCACCGGGGATGCCTTCGGTTCCCTGCGCTGTGATTGCCGCCCCCAGCTGGAAGCCGCTCTGCGCATGATCGAAGAGGCCGGCGAAGGCATCGTGGTGTATCTGCGCCAGGAAGGGCGCGGCATCGGCCTGATCAACAAGCTCAAGGCCTACAGCCTGCAGGATGGTGGCCTCGACACCGTGGAGGCCAACGAGCGCCTGGGTTTCCCCGCCGATCTGCGCAATTACGGCGTAGGCGCCCAGATCCTCAGCGATCTGGGGGTGAAGCGGCTGCGGCTGATCACCAACAACCCCCGCAAGATCGCCGGGCTGGGAGGCTATGGCCTCCAGGTCGACGACCGCGTGCCGCTGGAGATGGACGCGGGCCTGCACAACGCCGCCTACCTGAGCACCAAGCGCCTGAAGCTGGGGCATCTGCTGATGCAGCCCCCCGGCCTGGAGCCCCCCCACCCCACCAGCCTCGGCCTCACCGCGGTGCTGGCCTGGCAAGGCAGCGGCAACGATCCCGCCCGCACCGAAGCGGAGCACTGGCCCCAGCTGCGTGCCTGGGCCCAGCAGCGCAGCCTCGATCTGCGGCGGGAGGAGCATCCCCGGCTGCTGGCTCTGCTCCAGCAACCGGAGCTCGCGCTGCTGCTGGCTTCCACCGACGGCCACGCCCTCGGTCGCGGCGATCTCACGGCCTTGCTCGGCCTGCTGGCGGAATGGCCTGGCTGCAGGGCGATCACCCTGCTGCTCACCCCCGATGCCCAGCGGAGCAGCCACCCCAGCGCCACGCTGGAGCCGGAGCTGCGGCCGCTGCTGGAGTTGCGCCAGGACGGGCCCACCCTGCCCCGCCAGCCCGGCTCGCTGCTGCGCTGGCAGTGA
- the argC gene encoding N-acetyl-gamma-glutamyl-phosphate reductase, with protein sequence MAPTEPARRVAVIGASGYGGLQSLRLLHDHPHLEVTFLGGERSAGKRWNAITPFLPLARDLVVRVPEPDAIAAEADLAVLSLPNGLASRLVPDLLARGVKVVDLSADYRYRSLNQWKSVYAAEAQEHPRHDDALCEEAVYGLVEWEREAIAAARLVAAPGCFPTASLLALMPFLSQGLIETSGIIIDAKTGTSGGGRAAKENLLLAEAGEAVAPYGVVGHRHTSEIEESASRAAGLPIRLQFTPHLMPMVRGLLATVYGRLRDPGLTAADCTTLLQAAYRQSPCVEVLPVGTYPSTKWVRQTNRALLSVQVDARTSQLIVMCAIDNLVKGQAGQGVQCLNLLAGLPACTGLPLLPFYP encoded by the coding sequence ATGGCTCCTACAGAACCAGCCCGGCGCGTGGCCGTGATCGGCGCCAGTGGCTATGGCGGTCTGCAGAGCCTGCGGCTGCTGCATGACCATCCCCACCTGGAGGTGACCTTTCTGGGTGGAGAACGCAGTGCCGGCAAGCGCTGGAATGCGATCACGCCGTTTCTGCCGCTGGCCAGGGATCTGGTGGTGCGCGTGCCTGAACCCGACGCCATCGCCGCGGAGGCCGACCTGGCGGTGCTCAGCCTGCCGAACGGCCTGGCCTCGCGTCTCGTGCCCGATCTGCTGGCGCGCGGGGTGAAGGTGGTGGATCTCTCCGCTGACTACCGCTACCGCTCGTTGAACCAGTGGAAAAGTGTGTATGCAGCGGAAGCCCAGGAGCATCCCCGCCACGACGACGCCCTGTGCGAAGAAGCGGTGTACGGCCTGGTGGAGTGGGAGCGGGAGGCGATCGCCGCTGCCCGGCTGGTGGCGGCCCCCGGCTGTTTCCCCACGGCCAGCCTGCTGGCGCTGATGCCGTTTCTCAGCCAGGGCCTGATTGAAACCAGCGGGATCATCATCGACGCCAAGACCGGCACCTCCGGCGGGGGCAGGGCCGCCAAGGAGAACCTGCTGCTGGCCGAGGCCGGCGAGGCGGTGGCGCCCTACGGCGTGGTGGGCCATCGCCACACCAGTGAGATCGAGGAATCAGCCAGCCGCGCGGCCGGTCTACCGATCCGGCTGCAGTTCACCCCCCACCTGATGCCGATGGTGCGCGGGCTGCTGGCCACCGTCTACGGCCGCCTGCGAGATCCCGGCCTCACCGCCGCCGACTGCACCACCCTGCTGCAGGCCGCCTACCGCCAGAGCCCCTGCGTGGAGGTGCTGCCGGTGGGCACCTACCCCTCCACCAAGTGGGTGCGGCAGACCAACCGGGCCCTGCTGTCGGTGCAGGTGGATGCGCGAACCAGCCAGCTGATCGTGATGTGCGCCATCGACAATCTGGTGAAGGGCCAGGCCGGACAGGGCGTTCAGTGCCTCAACCTGCTGGCGGGGCTGCCCGCCTGCACCGGCCTGCCGCTGCTGCCCTTCTACCCCTGA
- the purN gene encoding phosphoribosylglycinamide formyltransferase has protein sequence MPAAADHSDVNAGIQWPLSQPWPAAHPPLRLGVMASGHGSNFEALVASGRHGDLNASVELLVVNQPGCGAIERAERLGISWRLLDHRRFSSREALDGALIEAFGQAQVDLVVMAGWMRIVTPVLIEAFPQRLVNIHPSLLPSFRGVDAIGQALAAGVTLAGCSAHLVTAEVDGGPILAQAAVPVCPGDDHARLAARIQQQEHRILPLAVALAAERLAQAQG, from the coding sequence ATGCCTGCTGCGGCAGACCATAGCGACGTGAATGCCGGCATCCAGTGGCCGTTGTCACAGCCCTGGCCGGCGGCGCATCCTCCGCTGCGGCTGGGAGTGATGGCCTCAGGCCACGGCTCGAACTTCGAGGCGCTGGTGGCCAGTGGCCGCCACGGCGACCTCAACGCCAGCGTGGAGTTGCTGGTGGTGAACCAGCCGGGCTGCGGGGCCATCGAGCGGGCCGAGCGGCTGGGCATTTCCTGGCGTCTGCTCGATCACCGTCGCTTCAGCAGTCGGGAGGCGCTCGATGGCGCCCTGATCGAAGCCTTTGGGCAGGCACAGGTGGATCTGGTGGTGATGGCCGGCTGGATGCGGATCGTCACCCCCGTGCTGATCGAGGCCTTTCCGCAGCGCCTGGTGAACATCCACCCGTCCTTGCTGCCCAGTTTCCGCGGTGTCGACGCGATCGGCCAGGCGCTGGCGGCAGGGGTGACCCTGGCGGGCTGCAGCGCCCACCTGGTGACCGCCGAAGTGGATGGGGGTCCGATCCTGGCCCAGGCTGCCGTGCCGGTGTGCCCCGGCGATGACCATGCCCGCCTGGCGGCCCGCATCCAGCAGCAGGAGCATCGGATCCTGCCGCTGGCGGTGGCACTGGCCGCTGAGCGGCTGGCGCAGGCTCAGGGGTAG
- a CDS encoding DUF1257 domain-containing protein, whose amino-acid sequence MSHLSILPTVVSDLDHLVATLEELGASPQIDGVLQGFNDEQMPVAVKVRMDGAALGWQRQRDGSLAVVGDLQRLSRSLDVQRFLAAVTRSYAARVALAQAMRELPQAHVHLAA is encoded by the coding sequence ATGTCCCACCTTTCCATCCTGCCAACGGTCGTGAGCGATCTCGATCACTTGGTCGCCACCCTTGAGGAACTCGGTGCGAGCCCTCAAATCGATGGTGTGCTGCAGGGCTTCAACGACGAGCAGATGCCGGTGGCTGTGAAGGTGCGCATGGATGGCGCTGCACTCGGCTGGCAGCGCCAGCGTGATGGCTCCCTGGCCGTGGTGGGGGATCTGCAACGGCTGAGCCGCTCCCTTGATGTGCAGCGTTTCCTGGCGGCGGTCACCCGCAGCTACGCCGCCCGCGTCGCCCTGGCCCAGGCGATGCGCGAGCTGCCCCAGGCTCACGTCCATCTCGCCGCCTGA
- a CDS encoding M61 family metallopeptidase yields MELTLDLTASRQHLIRCRLRFTPIHQALELHLPVWTPGSYLQRDYVRQLQNLELVQAGAVVPLVRREPSVWTAQLKPLLPVEVNYGAMATELTVRTCHLDDDHACLTLAALALQVNGARWTPHHLHLLLPEGWEPFVPLPCLDGPTEHRWIAASFDQLVDTPVEAGPHRWHGFEVHGVPHRWVCWSAVGGDPNPLLERYPQLLDDVAGVCSACCRLMGEPAPAAADYLFVLHLLERGFGGLEHDNATVLQYGLEELAKPGGYRRFLQLVGHEYLHQWNVRRLRPAELTPIDYDRPMVVPTLWFAEGVTSYYDQFLPRLAGIGTDADLWDDLGAELSRYLLTPGRLLGQTLRQSSQEAWVKLYRQDAYSGDNQISYYLKGAVVALVLDLQLRRAGSSLAAVLRALWQTHGRWRRGYSEADLIEAFAAQLPELRKQLPAWLEGQEDPPLHEALHSVGLVLVPHKDTAPFTGLACSTSNSSLSVQKVARHSPAEAAGLCVADELIALDGWRLHTPSDLTHRWQEGRSHSLTIGRHGRLRCLSVQPAAPAVQSWRLQPDPDGPAAALALRTQWLQLVPC; encoded by the coding sequence GTGGAGCTCACGCTGGATCTGACGGCGTCTCGCCAGCATCTGATCCGCTGTCGGCTTCGCTTCACCCCCATCCACCAGGCCCTGGAGCTGCACCTGCCGGTGTGGACGCCGGGCTCCTACCTGCAGCGCGATTACGTGCGCCAGCTGCAGAACCTGGAGCTGGTACAAGCGGGAGCCGTGGTGCCGCTGGTGCGGCGCGAGCCGTCTGTGTGGACCGCCCAGCTCAAACCGCTCCTTCCGGTGGAGGTGAACTACGGCGCCATGGCCACCGAACTCACGGTGCGCACCTGCCACCTCGACGACGACCACGCCTGCCTGACCCTGGCCGCCCTGGCCCTGCAGGTGAACGGCGCACGCTGGACGCCGCACCACCTGCACCTGCTGCTGCCAGAGGGCTGGGAGCCGTTCGTGCCGCTGCCCTGTCTGGACGGACCGACCGAACACCGCTGGATCGCAGCCAGCTTCGACCAGCTGGTGGACACCCCGGTGGAGGCAGGCCCGCACCGCTGGCATGGGTTCGAAGTGCACGGGGTGCCGCACCGCTGGGTGTGCTGGTCGGCGGTGGGGGGAGACCCCAATCCGCTGCTGGAGCGCTACCCACAACTGCTCGACGACGTGGCGGGGGTGTGCTCCGCCTGCTGCCGGCTGATGGGTGAACCGGCTCCGGCCGCTGCTGACTACCTGTTTGTGCTGCACCTGCTGGAGCGGGGCTTCGGCGGCCTCGAGCACGACAACGCCACCGTGCTGCAGTACGGCCTGGAGGAGCTGGCCAAGCCCGGCGGCTACCGCAGGTTTCTCCAACTGGTGGGCCATGAATACCTGCACCAATGGAACGTGCGGCGACTGCGGCCAGCGGAGCTCACCCCGATCGACTACGACCGCCCGATGGTCGTTCCCACCCTCTGGTTCGCCGAGGGGGTGACCAGCTACTACGACCAGTTTCTGCCGCGGCTCGCCGGCATCGGCACCGACGCCGACCTGTGGGACGACCTGGGCGCTGAGCTCAGCCGCTACCTGCTCACTCCCGGCCGCCTGCTCGGCCAGACCCTGCGCCAAAGCAGCCAGGAAGCCTGGGTGAAGCTCTACCGGCAGGACGCCTACAGCGGAGACAATCAGATCAGTTACTACCTCAAAGGTGCCGTCGTGGCCCTGGTGCTGGATCTGCAGCTGCGCCGGGCCGGTTCGTCCCTGGCCGCCGTGCTGCGCGCGCTCTGGCAGACGCACGGCCGCTGGCGGCGGGGCTACAGCGAAGCCGATCTGATCGAGGCTTTTGCCGCCCAGCTGCCCGAACTTCGCAAGCAACTGCCGGCCTGGCTGGAGGGGCAGGAGGACCCGCCCCTGCACGAGGCGCTGCACAGCGTGGGCCTGGTGCTGGTGCCGCACAAGGACACCGCTCCCTTCACCGGCCTGGCCTGCAGCACGTCCAATTCGAGCCTGAGCGTTCAGAAGGTGGCGCGCCACAGCCCGGCGGAAGCGGCGGGCCTGTGCGTGGCGGACGAGCTGATAGCCCTGGATGGCTGGCGGCTGCACACGCCCAGCGATCTCACGCACCGGTGGCAGGAAGGCCGCAGCCACAGCCTCACGATCGGGCGGCACGGCAGGCTGCGTTGTCTTTCTGTGCAGCCCGCAGCGCCGGCGGTTCAGAGTTGGAGACTGCAGCCGGATCCCGACGGCCCGGCGGCGGCCTTGGCCCTGCGCACGCAATGGTTGCAGTTGGTTCCATGCTGA
- a CDS encoding N-acetylmuramoyl-L-alanine amidase encodes MLNHVRGLVVRARQLAPERGGAVALAAVAVLGLGGLGWLGREISASNPSDASPSLLELLEQVGAPRSGSSAPAATPSLNARPAPTPPAHDRWVSPLKRQCTADPALSRRLEAKVAALPLEMERLTIDPTNYGSRFRSDAFGNPVDPTPRVVVLHETVYGMQSAVQTFLTPHPRDEDQVSYHLMIGENGQVVQALDPAYRAFGAGNSAFNGQWVMTNPDVGGSVNNFALHLSLETPLDGEDADAEHSGYSNAQYDALAVVLTDWMRRFGIAPQNITTHRYVDLGGERADPRSFRWSELQTRLAALGMLCKSG; translated from the coding sequence ATGCTGAACCACGTCCGCGGACTGGTGGTGCGCGCCCGCCAGCTGGCGCCGGAGCGGGGCGGGGCGGTGGCGCTGGCTGCTGTAGCCGTGCTGGGCCTCGGTGGCCTGGGCTGGCTGGGGCGCGAGATCTCCGCCAGCAACCCCTCCGACGCCAGCCCCTCCCTGCTGGAGCTGCTCGAGCAGGTAGGGGCCCCCCGTTCCGGGTCCTCGGCCCCGGCCGCCACGCCGTCGCTCAATGCCCGCCCAGCCCCCACGCCACCGGCCCACGACCGCTGGGTGAGCCCTCTGAAGCGCCAATGCACGGCCGATCCGGCGCTGAGCCGTCGCCTGGAGGCGAAGGTGGCCGCACTGCCGCTGGAGATGGAGCGCCTCACCATCGATCCCACCAACTACGGCAGCCGCTTCCGCAGCGATGCGTTCGGCAATCCGGTGGACCCCACACCTCGCGTGGTGGTGCTGCACGAAACGGTCTACGGCATGCAATCGGCGGTGCAGACCTTCCTTACCCCCCACCCCCGCGACGAAGACCAGGTGAGCTACCACCTGATGATCGGGGAGAACGGGCAGGTGGTGCAGGCGCTAGATCCTGCTTATCGTGCTTTCGGCGCTGGCAACTCCGCCTTCAACGGCCAGTGGGTGATGACCAACCCGGATGTTGGGGGGTCGGTGAACAACTTCGCCCTGCACCTGAGCCTGGAAACACCGCTTGATGGTGAGGATGCCGACGCGGAGCACAGTGGCTACAGCAACGCCCAGTACGACGCCTTGGCGGTGGTGCTGACCGACTGGATGCGCCGTTTCGGCATCGCTCCCCAGAACATCACCACCCACCGGTATGTGGATCTGGGGGGTGAACGGGCAGATCCCCGCAGCTTCAGATGGTCGGAACTGCAGACGCGTCTCGCAGCCCTCGGCATGCTTTGCAAGTCCGGCTGA
- a CDS encoding helicase DnaB yields the protein MKLRIPLGSLRTPALLRASSWVLALGLINAQVATVRHPDAASLLKLHEAALSTSLNARSGKPAKLAMQGLRANPVDFTPEELRELQRRFGVHGPQPKLAQLLTHGLDQLTPLRAHTVSRIEELRPVIVSESRRLGVNPMLVAAVLFDEIQRAKPGEDLPMAADSGLFKTHGPAQLGVDEFVHQGLLPADASPEERAAARRELLVPERNVQLLVGKFHRLSTLLGFPTDRLLQASAGPRDAKALATLAYLHNGKLDYPARILSYMQDPALHALIYGERKPQFSPLI from the coding sequence TTGAAGCTACGCATTCCGCTTGGCTCCCTTCGCACACCGGCGTTGCTGCGAGCCTCCAGCTGGGTCCTCGCCCTCGGCCTGATCAATGCCCAGGTGGCCACCGTTCGCCACCCCGATGCTGCCTCGTTGCTCAAGCTGCACGAAGCTGCCCTCAGCACCAGTCTCAATGCCCGCAGCGGCAAACCCGCCAAGCTGGCGATGCAGGGTCTGCGGGCGAATCCGGTCGATTTCACCCCTGAAGAGCTGCGTGAGCTGCAGCGCCGTTTCGGCGTGCATGGTCCCCAGCCGAAGCTGGCCCAGTTGCTCACCCACGGCCTGGATCAGCTCACCCCGCTGCGTGCCCACACGGTCAGCCGCATTGAGGAGCTGAGGCCGGTGATCGTGAGCGAGTCACGTCGGCTCGGCGTGAACCCGATGCTCGTTGCCGCCGTGCTTTTCGACGAGATTCAGCGGGCGAAACCCGGTGAAGATCTGCCGATGGCGGCCGATTCCGGCCTCTTCAAGACCCACGGGCCTGCCCAGCTGGGGGTCGATGAGTTCGTGCATCAGGGCTTGCTGCCTGCCGATGCCAGCCCCGAGGAACGGGCTGCCGCCCGGCGTGAGCTGCTGGTCCCCGAGCGGAATGTGCAGCTGCTGGTGGGCAAGTTTCATCGCCTCTCCACCCTGCTGGGATTCCCCACCGACCGCCTCCTGCAAGCCAGCGCTGGTCCCCGCGATGCCAAGGCGCTCGCCACCCTGGCCTACCTCCACAACGGCAAGCTGGATTACCCCGCCCGCATCCTGAGCTACATGCAGGATCCCGCTCTCCACGCGCTCATCTACGGCGAGCGCAAGCCACAGTTTTCTCCGCTGATTTGA
- a CDS encoding glucose-6-phosphate isomerase has product MTTFPDFKPQPSAEQWQRFCSLLWHHEGLGMWLDVSRMAVGPQHFEELAPAFTSAFAAMAALEAGAIANPDEGRQVGHYWLRAPQLAPEPGIGAHVRQEIDGIEAFAQQVLSGEIQPPGLAPFTDVLWIGIGGSGLGPLLILRALQQQGQGLPFHFFDNVDPQGFSRTLAGLGERLRTTLMVVVSKSGGTPEPRLGMEQARARLEALGGSWADQAVAVTMAGSQLDRLAVEERWLRRFDMFDWVGGRTSITSAVGLLPAALIQADLRGFLAGAAEMDEATRVPELTANPAALMAAAWYVAGNGKGHRDMVVLPYRDRLEVFSRYLQQLVMESLGKRLDRNGEPAYQGIAVYGNKGSTDQHAYVQQLRDGIDNFFVTFIEVLEDPTDVPPLHGEHPGDYLDGFLQGTRAALSEGGRQSITLSMRRFDARLLGALVALFERAVGLYAELVNINAYDQPGVEAGKKAAAVILDLQSRLEALLADGEPHDLASLQGQLSIDSPEPLFWILRHLCGNPRGYVASGDWGTPSSLVFRRS; this is encoded by the coding sequence ATGACCACGTTTCCAGACTTCAAGCCGCAGCCTTCGGCGGAACAGTGGCAACGGTTCTGTTCGCTGCTCTGGCACCACGAAGGGCTGGGGATGTGGCTGGATGTGAGCCGTATGGCAGTGGGGCCTCAACATTTCGAGGAGCTGGCCCCCGCCTTCACCTCCGCGTTCGCGGCCATGGCCGCGCTGGAGGCCGGAGCCATCGCGAACCCGGATGAAGGACGCCAGGTGGGTCACTACTGGCTGCGGGCGCCGCAGCTGGCGCCCGAGCCAGGAATCGGCGCCCACGTCCGCCAGGAGATCGACGGCATTGAAGCCTTCGCCCAGCAGGTGCTCTCCGGTGAGATCCAGCCGCCGGGCCTGGCGCCCTTCACCGATGTGCTGTGGATCGGCATCGGCGGTTCCGGCCTCGGCCCGCTGCTGATCCTGCGGGCGTTGCAGCAGCAGGGTCAGGGCCTGCCCTTTCACTTCTTCGACAACGTCGATCCGCAGGGATTCAGCCGCACCCTGGCCGGCCTCGGCGAGCGGCTGCGCACCACCTTGATGGTGGTGGTGAGTAAATCGGGCGGCACGCCGGAGCCGCGGCTTGGCATGGAGCAGGCGCGGGCCCGGCTGGAAGCGCTGGGCGGCAGCTGGGCCGATCAGGCGGTGGCGGTCACGATGGCGGGCAGCCAGCTCGACCGGCTGGCAGTGGAGGAGCGCTGGCTCCGCCGTTTCGACATGTTCGATTGGGTGGGCGGCCGCACCAGCATCACCAGCGCCGTGGGCTTGCTGCCGGCCGCATTGATCCAGGCAGATCTGCGCGGCTTCCTGGCCGGCGCCGCTGAGATGGATGAGGCCACCCGGGTGCCCGAGCTCACCGCCAACCCGGCAGCATTGATGGCTGCGGCCTGGTATGTGGCGGGCAACGGCAAGGGCCACCGCGACATGGTGGTGCTGCCCTACCGCGACCGCCTCGAGGTGTTCAGCCGCTACCTGCAGCAGCTGGTGATGGAGTCGCTGGGGAAACGGCTCGACCGCAACGGTGAACCCGCCTACCAGGGCATCGCCGTCTACGGCAACAAGGGATCCACCGACCAGCACGCCTACGTCCAGCAGCTCCGCGACGGCATCGACAACTTCTTCGTCACCTTCATCGAGGTGCTGGAAGATCCCACCGATGTGCCGCCGTTGCACGGGGAACATCCCGGTGACTACCTGGACGGCTTCTTGCAGGGCACCCGCGCTGCCCTGTCTGAAGGCGGGCGGCAGAGCATCACGCTCAGCATGCGGCGCTTCGATGCCCGCCTGCTGGGCGCCCTGGTGGCGCTGTTCGAACGCGCTGTGGGGCTCTATGCGGAGCTTGTGAACATCAACGCCTACGACCAGCCGGGCGTGGAGGCGGGCAAGAAGGCGGCCGCCGTGATCCTGGATCTGCAGAGCCGGCTGGAAGCACTGCTGGCCGATGGCGAACCCCACGATCTGGCCAGCCTTC